A single region of the Hylaeus volcanicus isolate JK05 chromosome 5, UHH_iyHylVolc1.0_haploid, whole genome shotgun sequence genome encodes:
- the LOC128877401 gene encoding 60S acidic ribosomal protein P0, whose product MGREDKTTWKSNYFTKLVQLLDDYPKCFIVGADNVGSKQMQQIRMSLRGNAVVLMGKNTMMRKAIRGHIERNAALEKLLPHIRGNVGFVFTRGDLIEVRDKLLENKVRAPARAGTIAPLSVIVPAQNTGLSPDKTSFFQALSIPTKISKGTIEIVNDVHILKPGDKVGASEATLLNMLNISPFSYGLIVEQVYDSGTIFAPEILDIKPEDLREKFMAGVANLASVCLAIGYPTVASAPHSIVNGFKNLLAIAAVTEIEFAEAATIKEYIKDPSKFAAVAVAAAPATVAAEAPAAEKKEEEKEESEDEDMGFGLFD is encoded by the exons ATGGGTAGGGAGGATAAGACAACATGGAAGTCAAACTACTTCACAAAACTTGTT CAACTTTTGGATGACTATCCCAAATGTTTCATTGTGGGTGCAGACAATGTTGGCTCTAAACAGATGCAACAAATTCGCATGTCCCTTCGTGGGAATGCTGTTGTATTAATGGGAAAAAATACCATGATGAGAAAAGCAATTCGTGGTCATATTGAACGTAATGCAGCATTGGAAAAGCTTTTACCTCACATTCGTGGGAATGTCGGTTTTGTTTTTACTCGTGGAGATTTAATTGAAGTAAGAGACAAACTTTTGGAAAATAAGGTCAGAGCACCAGCTAGAGCAGGAACTATTGCACCGCTTAGCGTAATTGTACCTGCTCAAAATACTGGACTTAGTCCTGATAAAACATCTTTCTTCCAAGCTCTAAGTATTCCCACTAAAATTTCCAAGGGTACTATTGAAATTGtg AATGATGTCCACATTTTGAAGCCAGGTGATAAAGTTGGTGCATCAGAAGCCACTCTTCTGAATATGTTGAATATTTCTCCTTTCTCATATGGTTTAATTGTCGAACAAGTTTATGACTCTGGTACTATTTTTGCACCTGAAATTTTGGATATCAAACCAGAAGATCtccgtgaaaaattcatggcCGGCGTTGCAAACTTAGCTTCAGTCTGTTTAGCCATTGGCTATCCTACAGTAGCTAGTGCTCCTCACAGTATTGTTAACGGGTTCAAGAATCTGTTGGCTATTGCTGCTGTTACTGAAATTGAGTTTGCAGAAGCTGCAACAATCAAGGAATACATCAAG GATCCAAGCAAATTTGCTGcagttgctgttgctgctgctccGGCCACGGTTGCTGCAGAAGCACCCGCTGCtgaaaagaaggaagaagagaaggaaGAATCCGAAGATGAAGACATGGGATTCGGTCTGTTCGACTAA